From the Corythoichthys intestinalis isolate RoL2023-P3 chromosome 6, ASM3026506v1, whole genome shotgun sequence genome, the window TCGCTAAACATTTACCTGGGGAAAGACACCCGACAGGTTTTGGAGCGCGCTCGTAGAAAAGCGCCGCTAAAGCCGTCGCTCTTTAAACGTTGCACGTGCTCTTTTGCCAGCCAGAAGTGCGCGACACATCGAGTTGAAATCTTATGTTTGCTTGTCTGTCAACTCAGATCTTGGGCGCCGCGGTCCGGGCGGCGGCCCACGGGAACGAGAGACGTAAGGCTTTTCACACCTGCGGTACCCACCTGATGGTGATGATGGTCTTCTACCTGGTGGGCACCGTCAGCTTCCTGTCGCACAACCTAAGTCTGTCCATCCCCACCGACGCCAACAGCGCCATGGGGCTCCTCTACATCCTGGTCCCGGCCGCCGCCAACCCCGTCATCTACGGGGTCCGCACGGCAGAGATCAGGAACGGCTTCCGCGGTCTCCTGGGCCTCAAGGACGTCACCGAAGCCAACTCAAAGTCCAAGGCCAGGGAAGAGACCCGGGTCAGGGTCAAGGCCATGGTCTCGCCTGCCAACGACGACGACCGCCGACAGTCATCCGACCAATAAAGGAGAGCGTGTTTGTGCATGTGCCGACAagtttttcaataaaaatattttttatttctttctttacaAATCCCACGTTGACTTTTCTCAGAACGCAAAAGTGTGACTCGACTCAAAAGTGCGGCGTATCGATGAAGCGAGAGCAGAACCGACTCGTGGCGGGCGCTGGTCACGTCCTGTGGAAAACTTCATTCAAACGCCCCTGCGACAAAAGTGCTTAAAAGTGAAACCAAGACAGACACTGGGAGAGCCGCTCCCTGACGGAATGAGTATTCCTATTTCAATCTTCTTCACGGAAAGTCTTGAAAGAACGTTCTTTCAGGGACGTCGTGTCCGTCCGTTTGCCCGAGTACTTTGGCCCGGCCCACGCCGTCTACAAAAGTCCTCGTCGGTAGCTGGCCTCATGAGTTCGGTGAGACTTTCCGTAGCCGGCGGCACCACCTGAGGGCAAAGCGTAATGAATGTTCGTTAGAATTGTGGTTGTGTGTTTTCACAGTAATTATCAATGCTTGTAATTGATTCAGCTGAACTGCAGGAGGCAGTGTTGCTCCGTTGTGGAAATACTGACTCAGTACTAAT encodes:
- the LOC130917491 gene encoding olfactory receptor 52P1-like, with the translated sequence MFATHFLSSVQSTVLLAMALDRYVAICRPLCYERLVGRRALLALALFTAARSGAVMGTLVGLAGSLRFCASRVIRHCYCDHMALVSLACGDTRRSAAAGVAVIACFVGVDIPLIVFSYLKILGAAVRAAAHGNERRKAFHTCGTHLMVMMVFYLVGTVSFLSHNLSLSIPTDANSAMGLLYILVPAAANPVIYGVRTAEIRNGFRGLLGLKDVTEANSKSKAREETRVRVKAMVSPANDDDRRQSSDQ